The genome window TTTTGCTGTTTTTGCTTTGGCccatacacccacacatccacacacacaagcacacacagacagtgaaACACTAAAATAAGAATACACTTaattgaaagtatatttttttctttgcttaGAAATAAGTTAATTCATCCATTGAAGAAATGTTTGGCCGTCGTTTTTTGTGCTAAAGAAACAAATGTGTAAAATTAACGGGTTCCTAAATTGTTACAAGGAAGATATTTTGACGGGTCAGTTAAATAGAAGAATGCTAAAGTGGTCCCACTGCGTGGTAACAAATGTCCTCTTCACTGTACCCCAGTGAGACTCCCTCCGCTCTGTCTCGCCGTCCTCCGTCTTTAAATACATTAATATGGAGTTCTTCAGGGGATGGATCTCCCTCCCGCTTCAAGGGAAGCAAATAAACAAAGCTGCGCTGGCGGTAACCGTGGCGATGGAGGCCGTAGCCATGCATTCCCAGTTCCTGCCATCACAGGCTCAACACATAGATCTCATGTGTGTATCACGCGGATAACAATATATTTAAACAACCACAGAAGCGTGAGGGAGAAAAAAGAATGAATTAAAACTCTTTTAAAGAACAAAATGTGTGAAAATATGCTTCTCCACATTTTGGGCGAAGTACATAAATGATGATGAAGTTAATAATGTGTGAAATCATATTAGGGGAAGGAAAAAACAATCCCTTTATTTTACGGAGCGTGACGAAAAGAGCCAATCTTGCAACCTCGATTtctacctttctctctttttttccacGAGGGAGTGAtattagggggagggggagtgggggtggaTGAGGTGGGTCTGGGGGGATACGGTGTGGCGGTGGTCCTTTCTGGATCGCAGTGGGGGCAGTGGTGCGGCTGGAGGGAGCGGGGAAACAGACCTGGTGCTGGCTGACCCGCAGCACCGGAGCTCTGCTCAGTCTCACAGAGCTCCAACACATTCTGCCTCATTCCTTCCTCTgctggacctctctctctctccctctctccctctctccctctctctctctctctctgtgcctttCATTCCCTCACGCAGGGCCGTCAACACGCGCCCCCTCCACACGCCCCTGTCCGGGGCCCAACAATGGGAAGCCTTTTAAGATATTTCAGTCACATTCCAGCTCTGTCTGCATGGTCAGAATCAGCCTGCTTTAGGGGTCGGCtctattaaaaaaagaaaaaaggcctTTTTCCTTTCTGACTTTCTTTACAATCTGGTTTAAGTGTGAAGTATAAGGGTGACTTCACTATTGGTCCCCATCAGCGTTTATTTCAAAGCTAACCACTGGGGCACCCAATTGTAGTCCAGACTTCACCTCTTTGTGCACATCAAGCGaaagctcacacgcacacaagcacagacacacacacacaaacacacacacacacacacacacacacacacacacacacacacacacacacacacacacacacacacacacacacacacacacacacacacacacacacacacacacacacacacacacacacacacacacacacacacacacacacacacgtataattGGATTTGAATTTGATCCCTCTGACTGTGTTTAAAGAGGAGTGAAAATTAGCTCACTATGTTCCCTTTACAAAGGCTAGTCGTACTTATTTCTTGTGGCATTTCCTTGTTAACTTGTAGAAtgggcgtgtttgtgttttatgtctGCTCTGTGTTTCAGATGTGTCGTAATGACAGAGCATGGGACTCATATGCAGGACATTGTgttgtctacgtgtgtgtgtgtgtgtgtgtgtgtgtgtgtgtgtgtgtgtgtgtgtgtgtgcgtgtgcgtgtgcgtgtgcgtgtgcgtgtgcgtgtgcgcgcgtgtgtgtgtgtgtgtgtgtgtgtgtgtgtgtgtgtatcttataCTAAACTAAAGCTAAGGTAAATGttaaagaatatatatttatattgataaaCACTGACAAAGTAGCAAATGCGAAAGGCTACTTGCATGAGGGACTTGTTCGTGATCGCCCAGTCTCGGTTTGCCAGGTTTCCAACTCGGTCCGTTGGAAAATGTCGACAGCTTCTCACTTAATGTATTGAAGCGGCTGGCTTTTCTCCACAAATACCGATAGTAGTGGAACTGTCAGTGGGGGGGAAAGGAAAAGGTCCATGAGTGCAATACTTGTGTGAGACCAATCAAACACAGATCACTTAACCACTTCAACATGAAGACCAAGTGACTACTTTGGTGTTTCAAtctgaaaataaaaatgcttTTTGGCTCACAGGTAGACTTCACTCTCATTGAGTCAATGGCGGCCGCTAACACTAACAAAATAATGTGTGACTTCTTCATGGGCATCCTCTTCTTCTCTGCTGGCCAGTGGGTTTTTAATGGTCAAATTGCAATtggtacatttacattacatagAGTCATGGAGCAGACTcctctatccaaagcgacttgtgAACCTGAGAAGAATCAATGTAGTGActgagtggatgtgtgtgtgtgtgtgtgtgtgtgtgtgtgtgtgtgtgtgtgtgtgtgtgtgtgtgtgtgtgtgtgtgtgtgtgtgtgtgtgtgtgtgtgtgtgtgtgtatgtgggcaggggtgtttgtgtgtgtgtgcatgtgggcaggggtgtgtctgtgtgtgtgtgtgtgtgtgtatgtgtgtgtgtgtgtgtgtgtatcgatggatgtgtgtgtgtgtgtgtgtgtgtgtgtgtgtgtgtgtgtgtgtgtgtgtgtgtgtgtgtgtgtgtgtgtgtgtgtgtgcgtgtgtgtgtgtgacccgcGTTGTCTATGCAGAAATGGCCTTTACACCAATGTCTCACTATAACCGTTCTGATGaggtaacacaaaaaaaaagtgagGATGAAAACAGTACCTGAATGTTGAGGGATTCATATGTTTTGATGGGAAACACAAGGCCGTACACCACCTTGTCTTTCTCAGGGGTGAACgtacctggggagggagggagaagggaggggggagggacggagggggagagagttcaTAACCAACAGCCATTGATATCTGATATACGATAGTCCATCAATAGCTCCAAGATATGTACAGCATGAGGACAGGGACAGACACTGCAGGTGACACTGATTGAATAGTTAGCTAACTAACCCCATGAAACAAGAATAAATGATTGACAACTATATGCCCGTCGATGAACCTAAAATGCCGTGAGAAAGGAATGGAACCTCTGAGCTGGGCAGGGTTAAGGTCATGGCCAGGGAATCTCATGCCTACACATAGCATTGTTAGTTCCTTACCAAACAGTCGGTCCCATACAATCAGCACTCCTCCGTAGTTCTTGTCAATGCAGTACAGATTACGTCCTGTCAAGTCAAAGGTCTGATATAAGACTACACAGGTTGAAAGACAGCAAAAGTCAGCTCAATCCGAGACAGCGAAAATTAATCcctatttatattaaacataTAGACATTTTAGTATTTTTACCATTTAGCAGATGAGTTCACccaagaaaaactaaaagctGATATTATTTGATCTAGTCACATGTCTCCCTCTAACTTTGACTACTGCCCGctaaaaataaaatggaaagATCCTATATCCTAAAGATCCTAAGTGATGAAGACTTGATTGATGAAACTAAGTGTTACCATGGTGAACTCTGTGATGACTGGGGGTGTTAAGGATCCATTCCAGGGGGCCCAGGTCCTTGATCACCTACAGAGAATCACCAACAGCTAAGCACCTACTGACATGCCTACTGACATGTACTAGTCTTAGTTCCTTTCAGAAAAGGGTTGGGAATATTCAGAATATACAATACAAGTACCATATTTATTCACAGAATAGTACCTGGAGccaagaacacaaacaaacacacacacacacccacaaaaaaacacccacaacacacacacacacacaacacacaacacacaacacacaacacacaacacacaacacacaacacacaacatactCCCACAGTCCATGCAGACAATAATTGAAAAGGAGAAACTTTATCTTGAATGAaaagtttttatattttttctgtGTCCATATCTTTCTCAGATTCTGCGGTTGGAACGACTCCGGGGCCAATAGAACGCCAATAAATTACATGACATCAAAAAAAGCAAAAGGACcccataaaacaggcataaatTACATCACTTCAGAAGGAATTGTGACGACTAAAGGCAGATTTTCGCTAATAGTGCCCTTTAAGCCATTTAGTGCCATTGAAGGCTTTTCCAGAACCATTTATTCCCTCTAACGATCACAGGGATTGTAAAAagaattacaaaaaaaacagattCTCCCAGTCACTTTCAAGGCGGAGTGGGAGCCAATGCTTCTGTTTGGAATATTTCATAAAACctcattatattttattaaacgCAGGTTCCACTGAAGCCCGCGGTCGAGGAAGGAGAACAGTGGGTAAAATGGCTGCACAGGGAACAGAGTGAGAAAACCTCCTCCCTTGGAATGGCTTTATAACCACGGTTGGTCCCACGGTCCCAGACGCTAAACGCTTGGTAGTCAGACGCCTTCCACCACTGCCGTTCATACGGGTTAattacacacattacacatgtTTATGATGTTTGAAAGTGTTCGCAGGCTTGCAAGCCACACGTAATTCCGTAGTTTTTTTAACAATATACTATCTGGAATAAAGATGTAGTGTAGAGTGTTAGTGTACGGCTAATACTATTACTACTCATCATttctaaaaataataatgacaatttaataatcataataataagtattattattataattattataattataataattataataaaacacATGAATACCAATAATAATGCGATTATTTGTCATAGCTTCGTAATATTAACCTGCCATATGTGACAGCAACTGGGTAGTAGGCAGTATCAAGTTTAGTTGGTGATTTGAAGcaatctcatacacacacacgcacacacacccacgcacacaaccTACTCACCTCAGTGTGGATCCAGAACTGGTAGAGGAGATTGAATTCGATGTGGACGGCGAACACGGAAGGGGGAACGGCCAGTGCCATGGGCAGGTAGAACACCTGGGAAGGTTAGAACACACGCCAGAATGGTTGGAGAAATGGTCTGTTTaccaaacaaattaaatgattttttttaaacacatttttgaACAGAAAATGCCATATCACTGACCTTAACATcaaatattaatacaatttaattaaataattaaataaagcaAAATAATGAAACAACATTTACACTATTGAAATATAGAACATaaaacaatacatttaaaataaagatCTGATTATAAATGCAAAAAATGTAAAGGAGAAATTTGGTTATACAATcaattgtaaatacaattttaTGAAGAATATTTAGATGGTATTTAATATTTCACAACATACATTTCCAGAGGCTCATATGCTGGTGCGAGTATGGGCGTGAAGGTTCTATATAAAGAAAATATTACTCAAAGAAATGTTCTAAGATGCCCAGTTAGAGAATATTTCCTCAGAATAATTTAATGTTGAACTTGCATTATAAATGATACTCATAGTTTTATCAATGTTTGCATTCAGTCAACAGCTTAATGAAGTCAAATAAAGAAATCACAGTCcattaatatataaacataattattgttattataaataattattaataaatgttattttctcATTTCAAGTAAAATAAGGGCATTTCAAAACACAATTCATAAAAGCCAGGGCTTTGGGAAAAAGTGTATCTTAAAATAAGAACAATTAAATAAAGAGGTGTTATCAGGTTCATCATCATGCACATGTATAGGGGCTCGCTGGTGAGGCTGGAACGATATTGGGTTGTTCAAAGTGGGAAAGCTGCCTCACAGCTGTGTGGGGAGCCGACCGTGGTCCACATGTGCGATCGCCACGGTCTCGGAACACATGGGACATACGGCTTTTGAACTGCCCGTGTGAAGATAGAACATGGTACGAGTCTGTCTATACTTGCTTTCTACCTTTACTGTTTATAGCGTGCCATGTATAGTTACTTTTTTCTGACAGTACTCGTCTCTCCCCTGTTTGTTTCTGTATCTCACTCACAAACTCGTGTCAAAATGCTTATCAGAATGCactgatttgattggctgagtaGCTTCACATGCAAAGAATTACAACGCATGCTATTGGTTTCTGAGATTCCTGGATGGCTAAACCAGTGCCGTAATGGCTAGGAAAGCTGCTCCAGTAAAACTAGAACCGCTCAGTCAAAACGTAATTATTGTCAATAATTTGCCTTTTATACATCCAGGTCCGGATAGGAGTATGTTCGGGTGTGGACCCGGACCGTGGTCCGCCTATTAGTGACCTCTGCCCTATTGCATTGTGCAAGCTGCAGTGCTTTTTTATTTCAGCAGCACCTGAACCTCGGCCAAGTGACATCATAGGTGCGAGGACCATTCATTCAGTGAATAGGAAATGTGTCTGACATCTGGATATGGGCCACTTCGAaggatagagaggagaggatagaagaggagaaaagaggagaggagggaagaagaggagaggagacgaaaAGAGgatagaagagaagaaaaagcGAGAGAAGACAAGAGACGAGAAAACATGATTGGAGATCAGGGAATTTAAGGGAagtgagggagaaggggagaaaaCCCAGAGAACCATGGTTGACCTTACCCATGAGAGAAAGTGATGAACCAGGGATTGTCGTAGCGCTGTGGACAGGTTGTAGTACTCTGAACTGTGGTGCACCTGGTGGGCTGCCCACATGAAGGACACCTCTATGGGAatggatgacacacacacacacacacacacacacacacacacacacacacacacacacacacacacatgcagacacacacacacacgctcaaacacacaaacacacacacacacacacacacacacacacacacacacacacacacacacacacacacacacacacacacacacacacacacacacacacacacacgcacacacacacacacacacaaagacatacatatacacacacacacacacaaacaaataagcgttatttaacacaaaaaaaaacacccataTGAGGTGTTTCTTTGGACTTCCATGATACTTGAGTTGGGATGTGGGGTTGTCCACATCTGAGGGACCTTTGTGATGTCACCAGGTGATTGAGCCAATCGCTACGAAACATGCAAAATATTCATCAACTTTCTGTTTTCAATGAAAACTATTATGACGGAATCCAATTGGGGACCCTTTATCAAACCCCAGCATTCACTAACGTCCTAACCCAAAAAGGGTCATACGCAGGGTTTGAAAAAATGCTCACACGCGTccagctgcctctctctctctcacggacGCGACATGTGATATACCTCAGAAATCAAACCTACAGATGAGAAACCGGACTCCCCGGTCCCCGCCGTGAGCAGCCATCTTGATCCCCCCCGAACCCGAGCAGACCTATGGCTGTGCtcctggtggagggaggggctgACGTGTTATGCCTGGCCGGAGTGTTCAACTGCAGCTGGGTCCATgtacagcacagtgtccccacGCTCCAGTTTACATTCCTGGGCTGTGTTGTGATACTTGCTACATTAATATCAATGTTACACTTCATTTTGACATCCAACGGGAACACGCTTGTTGGGTTTCACTGCGTTTCTCAAGGCCCGTTTCCGGACCACCCTGCGCTGCAATCGGCACCTTTACGTGCACGCCCCTTGCCTCACATGCACGTTGACTCTTTCAGGCGCCATGGCTGTAGAAAAAACAGCAACCTTCAAACATGGCTTAACCATGTTAACCTCCTATAGGTCATCTGTAGTCAAATATGAGGGACAGAAAGGTTCTGAACACTCATGGTTCAGTGTGATAGCTTAGGGCGGTGTCAAGGTTAGCTACGCTTTTTGAAACATCAACCAGATAAATGCCTTGAGATGCGTTTAAACCCCGGGTGCAATTCACTCCATCGTCTTCTGACACTGAAAGCACCCTTGCGATTTCGGGTAGGGGAGGAGCCTTGCGCACAACCTTGTGGTAGTTGCTGCGGGTCCCTCTTCAAAGTTGAAAATATTTTCCACAAGCCACAGTGTTTTGAGCCATAACTGACAGTTTTTTAAACTTGTTGTGCTCGAGAACACAGCCAGGCCCAAGGGACTGTGATACTGCGTATCAAGTGAACACACATTTGAATGTCAGATGCAATGTTAGACTCGGCGGCTGTCACTTAACATTAACTGGATACTTTACCCTCGTTAAAGGGTAAAGTATCcccttatttgttttaaaaagtgTTAAATAGCTCTATATTCTGACAGCCATCACTGATAAAGAGTGATTGGTCAGTAACATGGGTCCTCCAGTCCCTCTCCACTTTTCTGGAATCCTGTTCCCTCTTTATCCAATCAGGAGAAACAACTCCGCAAAGGGGCGGTCCTTTCTGTGTGTTCGCAGGAAGGCAGCAGGATTTCAGTGTTGACTGGCAAAGGCGGAACAGGCAAAATTACCGATTCCAGTGCTCGTAAGAAAGGTTTACACGACCAAACCAAACCATCAACTTATTCAGCATGACCAGATATTGAGGCCTcaaggtaaaataaataaataaatggttgtCATGTTTGTTTGCTGGTAAAGTCTCTGCATggctctgtcacgttaaaattgtaccgggggcgaaaattgtaccggcctacgtcatcgtttgtttacatcctgacaacctgcccggcaacagacgacgcgatgcagaaaacatgtttccaaa of Gadus macrocephalus chromosome 11, ASM3116895v1 contains these proteins:
- the agmo gene encoding alkylglycerol monooxygenase; the protein is MWAAHQVHHSSEYYNLSTALRQSLVHHFLSWVFYLPMALAVPPSVFAVHIEFNLLYQFWIHTEVIKDLGPLEWILNTPSHHRVHHGRNLYCIDKNYGGVLIVWDRLFGTFTPEKDKVVYGLVFPIKTYESLNIQFHYYRYLWRKASRFNTLSEKLSTFSNGPSWKPGKPRLGDHEQVPHLTGKELPLDRQLSLAARLYLVIHFLLVLGLYFKVKTMQSQLTVLAMIGYMLLTFTSLGHLMDRRPKAAVWEMLRCALMLAMQSYGYMEAIVPALTIPAKAFVSLCLLFWVLHNGSQLVRIKNKSN